A single Mixta calida DNA region contains:
- a CDS encoding phosphohydrolase: MSLTLWQSRFENWLHTSWPQDDKAHDIAHFRRVWKTAQHIMQGTEADPLVVLTACYFHDVVNLPKNHPQRHLASSKAAVETRRILSEDFIDFPVELHNAVAHAIQAHSFSAGIKPETLEARIVQDADRLESLGAIGLARVFYTSGALGRALFDSDDPLGRDRQLDDASWTLDHFQKKLLRLPDTMQTAEGKRLAQHNVAFLVTYMAKLCAELQGDLVSLDESVLRDFTPVMDEY; encoded by the coding sequence ATGTCCCTGACACTCTGGCAATCCCGCTTTGAAAACTGGCTGCATACCTCCTGGCCGCAGGATGATAAGGCGCACGACATCGCGCATTTTCGTCGTGTCTGGAAAACCGCGCAGCATATTATGCAGGGCACCGAGGCGGACCCGCTGGTGGTGTTAACCGCCTGCTATTTTCACGATGTTGTCAACCTGCCGAAGAATCATCCGCAGCGGCATCTCGCCTCCAGCAAGGCGGCGGTGGAAACGCGCCGTATTCTGAGCGAAGATTTTATCGATTTTCCCGTTGAACTGCATAACGCCGTGGCCCACGCGATACAGGCGCACAGCTTCAGCGCCGGCATTAAGCCGGAAACGCTGGAAGCGCGCATTGTGCAGGATGCGGATCGGCTGGAATCGCTGGGCGCCATCGGGCTGGCGCGGGTGTTCTACACCTCAGGCGCGTTGGGCAGGGCGCTGTTCGACAGCGACGATCCGTTAGGACGCGATCGTCAACTGGATGATGCCAGCTGGACGCTGGATCACTTTCAGAAGAAGCTGCTGCGTCTGCCCGACACGATGCAGACCGCAGAAGGGAAACGTCTGGCGCAACACAACGTCGCGTTTCTGGTCACCTATATGGCTAAGCTGTGCGCCGAGCTGCAGGGCGATCTGGTTTCGCTGGATGAATCTGTATTGCGCGACTTTACGCCGGTGATGGATGAATATTAA
- a CDS encoding YodC family protein: MFISVSDEVKHKEGGQTMIVTGIASGMVECRWYDGYSVRREAFREEELSPVNISRQLAS, translated from the coding sequence ATGTTTATCAGCGTCAGCGATGAAGTGAAGCATAAAGAGGGTGGTCAAACCATGATCGTCACTGGCATCGCCAGCGGAATGGTTGAGTGTCGCTGGTACGATGGCTACAGCGTCCGCCGCGAAGCGTTCCGTGAAGAAGAACTTTCTCCCGTGAACATTTCCCGTCAGCTCGCCAGCTAA
- a CDS encoding class I mannose-6-phosphate isomerase, whose product MKAYPLKLTTPLATHIFGGQRIRQQLGKAGLPESRVAETWEISDVDGMIASVTNGELAGKSLRELTERYPDEMVAPGWRGPHFPLLSKFIDGTGMLPVHLHANDALAQKLEQQPNGKTEAWHILWAASDATCLLGVRAGVDNAQLKAALLAEDYDAVMHRVPVKTGDTFYVPGGLLHSFGPDTLIYEIEQTSNIQQHAMPWKMEDGSRLSREEWEKNIDALLEELRPELRCAPQRGLERQEKDLTRLFCCAGPYFALERWRFSQPQHFSFDSARILSNLGDPLTVEANGVSVELGRAESLLLPAALKEATLSEAGELLIGYVPDLARDVVTPLRQAGYNEVEIARLGDPEGTLR is encoded by the coding sequence ATGAAAGCCTATCCTTTAAAGCTGACGACGCCGCTGGCGACGCATATCTTCGGCGGCCAGCGAATCCGACAGCAGCTTGGCAAAGCGGGCCTGCCTGAATCGCGCGTTGCCGAAACCTGGGAGATCAGCGACGTGGACGGCATGATCGCCTCCGTCACCAATGGCGAGCTGGCGGGTAAATCCCTGCGCGAGCTGACCGAACGCTATCCTGATGAAATGGTCGCGCCCGGCTGGCGCGGTCCGCATTTCCCGCTGCTCAGCAAATTTATTGACGGAACCGGCATGCTGCCGGTTCATCTGCACGCCAACGATGCGCTGGCGCAGAAACTGGAACAGCAGCCAAACGGTAAAACCGAAGCCTGGCATATTCTGTGGGCGGCGTCGGACGCCACCTGTCTGTTGGGCGTACGCGCGGGCGTCGATAATGCGCAGCTGAAGGCGGCGCTGCTGGCGGAAGATTATGATGCGGTGATGCATCGCGTGCCGGTGAAAACCGGCGATACCTTTTATGTGCCCGGCGGTCTGCTGCACAGCTTCGGCCCCGACACGCTGATCTATGAAATCGAGCAGACCTCCAATATCCAGCAGCACGCGATGCCGTGGAAAATGGAAGATGGCTCGCGTCTCTCCCGCGAAGAGTGGGAGAAAAATATCGATGCGCTGTTAGAGGAGCTGCGTCCTGAACTGCGCTGCGCGCCGCAGCGCGGACTTGAACGGCAAGAGAAAGATCTGACGCGGCTGTTCTGCTGTGCCGGGCCTTACTTCGCGCTGGAGCGCTGGCGCTTTAGCCAGCCGCAGCATTTTAGCTTCGACAGCGCGCGCATCCTCTCCAACCTCGGCGACCCGCTGACGGTTGAGGCGAACGGCGTCAGCGTTGAGTTAGGACGCGCCGAATCGCTGCTGCTGCCCGCCGCGCTGAAAGAGGCGACGCTGAGCGAGGCTGGCGAACTGCTGATTGGCTACGTGCCGGATCTGGCGCGTGACGTGGTGACGCCGCTGCGTCAGGCTGGCTATAACGAGGTGGAGATCGCTCGTCTGGGCGATCCGGAAGGAACGTTGCGTTAG
- a CDS encoding methyl-accepting chemotaxis protein: MSLLSVLPLRLSRLARRPAFRLPAFLFSLSGGFWTFLALFCLLQCASVLMITLSVNHSHATVETARQLHTRQALLENARVALLTASDNSHRAGIWFMQDKETGSVDSWKPLAASAATALAEAQSLFSRYGAPKESALSQSFNQLTEGLQEQLKSLNDNTIDGFFMVPMEAFQQQFSEAWRATLTEADRQAGVTNDATLHSLTESRNLLLFFSLLLLAMLATAGWLLLRGVLRPLNQAASELKHIAIGNLNQPLAQRGRQSHEMAQLWQAMTQMQQGLQHIVREINAIADAVMQSAEGMVRQSDTLNHSNQQQSSAFAHISARLSRMAEEVENSSRFTHHATQQVQHTDSLTQRCGEMVSQVDTHMQDIVLASGEIAGIVNLLEGLSLQTRMLALNAAIESAHAGVYGRGFSVVAKEIGLLSNQSSHSTREIDRRIQHTHQHIATGSERVQALEALYGEIRTEVSGVVVLLAELEQNAAAQSQRVGKIAAEIARMAQQVEENEALSQQSALASQTLIQQAQRLSQSVRQFSL; the protein is encoded by the coding sequence ATGTCGCTACTATCAGTGCTTCCCCTGCGTCTGTCGCGCCTGGCGCGTCGTCCCGCTTTTCGCTTGCCCGCCTTTTTATTCAGTCTCAGCGGCGGATTCTGGACCTTTCTGGCTCTGTTTTGCCTGTTGCAGTGCGCCAGCGTGCTGATGATTACCCTGTCGGTGAATCACAGCCACGCCACGGTGGAAACCGCGCGGCAGCTGCATACCCGTCAGGCGCTGCTGGAAAACGCGCGCGTCGCGCTGCTGACCGCCAGCGACAACAGCCATCGCGCCGGCATCTGGTTTATGCAGGATAAGGAGACCGGATCGGTCGACAGCTGGAAGCCGCTCGCAGCCAGCGCGGCGACGGCGTTGGCCGAGGCGCAGTCGCTGTTCTCCCGCTACGGCGCGCCGAAGGAGAGCGCGCTGTCGCAGAGCTTCAATCAGCTGACGGAAGGGTTGCAGGAGCAGCTGAAAAGCCTCAACGACAACACGATCGACGGCTTTTTTATGGTGCCGATGGAGGCGTTTCAACAGCAGTTCAGCGAGGCATGGCGCGCCACGCTGACCGAGGCCGATCGTCAGGCTGGCGTAACCAACGACGCGACGCTGCATTCGCTGACCGAAAGCCGCAACCTGCTGCTGTTCTTCTCGCTGCTGTTGCTGGCGATGCTGGCGACGGCGGGATGGCTGCTGCTGCGCGGCGTGCTGCGGCCGCTGAATCAGGCGGCCAGCGAGCTGAAACATATCGCCATCGGCAATTTGAATCAGCCGCTGGCGCAGCGCGGCCGCCAGTCGCATGAGATGGCGCAGCTGTGGCAGGCGATGACGCAGATGCAGCAGGGATTGCAGCATATCGTGCGCGAAATCAACGCTATTGCTGACGCGGTGATGCAGAGCGCGGAAGGCATGGTGCGGCAGAGCGACACGCTTAACCACAGCAATCAGCAGCAGAGCAGCGCCTTTGCCCATATCTCCGCGCGCCTGTCGCGCATGGCTGAAGAGGTAGAGAACAGCAGCCGCTTTACCCATCATGCCACTCAACAGGTGCAGCATACCGACAGCCTGACGCAGCGCTGCGGCGAAATGGTGAGTCAGGTCGATACGCATATGCAGGATATCGTGCTGGCCTCCGGCGAAATCGCCGGCATCGTCAATCTGCTGGAAGGGTTGTCGTTGCAAACGCGAATGCTGGCGCTGAATGCGGCGATCGAATCGGCGCATGCCGGCGTCTACGGACGCGGTTTTTCCGTGGTGGCTAAAGAGATTGGCCTGCTGTCGAACCAGAGCAGCCATTCCACGCGCGAGATCGATCGCCGCATTCAGCATACGCATCAGCATATCGCTACCGGGTCGGAACGCGTGCAGGCGCTGGAGGCGCTCTATGGCGAGATCCGCACCGAGGTGTCGGGCGTTGTGGTGCTGTTAGCGGAGCTGGAGCAGAACGCGGCGGCGCAAAGCCAGCGCGTTGGTAAGATCGCTGCGGAGATTGCGCGCATGGCGCAACAGGTGGAAGAGAACGAAGCGCTGTCGCAGCAAAGCGCCCTCGCCTCACAAACGTTGATCCAACAGGCGCAGCGCCTTTCGCAAAGCGTGCGCCAGTTCAGTCTGTAG
- a CDS encoding ASCH domain-containing protein, with amino-acid sequence MKERPILFSEQRVRALLAGQQTQTRRIMKSQPFGPGQDNHEGCYVVDVTSNYLHGKKMMSMANLSYQCPYGQPGDRLWVRETWRGPIVPTAELEAYERAPANFRQAKYCQYRADSRELGQQHDEESETFGWQTGIHMPRWASRIDLLITGVRAERIQEISDDDVMAEGVQTDSHFLNHFFTMNHESIAPKEAYRKAWEKQYGGTSWEVNPWVWVIEFRRV; translated from the coding sequence ATGAAAGAAAGGCCAATTCTGTTCTCTGAACAACGCGTGCGCGCCCTGTTGGCAGGCCAGCAAACTCAAACCCGGCGGATTATGAAGTCGCAGCCTTTCGGCCCCGGACAGGATAATCACGAAGGGTGCTATGTCGTTGACGTGACCAGCAACTATCTCCACGGCAAAAAGATGATGAGCATGGCGAACCTGAGCTATCAGTGTCCTTATGGCCAGCCGGGCGATCGGCTGTGGGTGCGCGAAACCTGGCGCGGCCCGATTGTGCCGACGGCGGAGCTGGAGGCCTATGAACGCGCGCCCGCTAATTTCCGTCAGGCGAAATATTGCCAGTATCGCGCCGACAGCCGCGAGTTAGGGCAGCAGCATGACGAGGAGAGCGAAACCTTCGGCTGGCAGACCGGCATCCATATGCCGCGCTGGGCCAGCCGCATCGATCTGTTGATTACCGGCGTGCGCGCGGAGCGCATTCAGGAGATCAGCGATGATGACGTTATGGCGGAAGGCGTGCAGACCGATTCACATTTCCTGAACCACTTTTTCACCATGAACCATGAATCGATCGCCCCGAAAGAGGCCTACCGCAAAGCCTGGGAAAAACAGTACGGCGGCACCAGTTGGGAAGTGAATCCGTGGGTATGGGTGATCGAATTTCGCCGCGTCTGA
- a CDS encoding alpha/beta fold hydrolase yields MLPYSIQGQGETTFVLMHYLGGSHRTWFPTLPYLDRDFRCVALNTPGFGDASERDGYDVASMARQVDETIRALGLKKVTLVGHSMTGKVALALAAEQPNYLARLVLVAPSPPGPQPMSEEDRQAQAAYQGTRQEAETFVDGACSARLPDALREVAVADAQRASLAAWHAWPLHGSREDWRDRIGRLELPALMVLGSEDGNVPGVEAQREIMRTHLPQGELEIIDGAGHLMPMQTPQALAEKMLAFARRTF; encoded by the coding sequence ATGCTGCCATACAGTATACAGGGGCAGGGTGAAACCACCTTTGTATTGATGCATTACCTGGGCGGCTCGCATCGCACCTGGTTCCCCACGCTGCCTTATCTCGATCGCGATTTTCGCTGCGTGGCGCTCAATACGCCGGGCTTTGGCGATGCGTCGGAAAGGGATGGCTATGATGTCGCTTCAATGGCGCGACAGGTTGACGAGACCATCAGGGCGCTGGGGCTGAAAAAGGTGACTCTGGTCGGCCACTCGATGACCGGCAAAGTAGCGCTGGCGCTGGCCGCTGAACAGCCCAATTATCTGGCGCGGCTGGTGCTGGTAGCGCCTTCGCCGCCGGGTCCGCAGCCGATGAGCGAAGAGGATCGTCAGGCGCAGGCGGCATATCAGGGGACACGGCAGGAGGCTGAAACCTTCGTCGACGGCGCCTGTTCTGCGCGTCTGCCGGATGCGCTGCGTGAGGTGGCCGTCGCCGATGCGCAACGCGCCAGCCTCGCGGCCTGGCACGCGTGGCCGCTGCACGGCAGCCGCGAAGACTGGCGTGACCGCATTGGCCGCCTTGAACTGCCCGCGCTGATGGTGCTGGGCAGTGAGGATGGCAATGTGCCGGGCGTCGAGGCGCAGCGGGAGATAATGCGCACGCATCTGCCGCAGGGCGAGCTGGAAATTATCGACGGCGCCGGGCATCTGATGCCGATGCAGACGCCGCAGGCGCTGGCAGAAAAGATGCTGGCCTTTGCGCGCCGCACGTTTTAG
- a CDS encoding DUF808 family protein — protein sequence MAGSSLLTLLDDIATLLDDISVMGKVAAKKTAGVLGDDLSLNAQQVSGVKANRELPVVWGVAKGSFLNKLILVPLALVISAFAPWAITPLLMIGGAYLCYEGVEKVMHSLHRDKNAESPEARQLRLKKLVEQDPAGYEKKKIKGAVRTDFILSAEIVAITLGIVSDAPLLNQVIVLAGIAILVTIGVYGIVAGIVKLDDLGYWLSEKSSAVAQGIGRMLLVAAPWLMKILSVVGTLAMFLVGGGIVVHGVPALHHAITHFSEGFGGFIATLLENGANLVIGFIIGSIVLLAVNLIAKLRA from the coding sequence TTGGCTGGAAGTAGCTTACTGACATTGCTTGATGATATTGCGACGTTGCTGGATGACATTTCCGTTATGGGCAAGGTCGCCGCGAAGAAAACCGCAGGCGTGCTGGGCGACGATCTGTCGCTGAACGCGCAGCAGGTGTCGGGCGTTAAGGCGAACCGCGAACTGCCGGTGGTCTGGGGCGTCGCGAAAGGATCGTTTTTAAATAAGCTGATCCTGGTGCCGCTGGCGTTGGTGATCAGCGCCTTCGCGCCCTGGGCGATTACGCCGTTGCTGATGATCGGCGGCGCTTATCTCTGTTATGAAGGCGTGGAAAAGGTGATGCACAGCCTGCATCGCGATAAGAACGCCGAATCGCCGGAGGCGCGGCAGCTGCGGCTGAAGAAGCTGGTGGAGCAGGACCCGGCTGGCTATGAGAAAAAGAAAATCAAAGGCGCGGTGCGCACCGATTTTATTCTCTCGGCGGAAATCGTCGCCATCACCCTGGGCATTGTGTCCGACGCGCCGCTGCTGAACCAGGTGATCGTTCTGGCAGGCATCGCCATTCTGGTGACTATCGGCGTTTACGGCATCGTGGCGGGCATCGTTAAGCTGGACGATCTCGGCTACTGGCTGAGCGAGAAATCGTCGGCGGTGGCGCAGGGCATCGGCAGGATGCTGCTGGTGGCGGCGCCCTGGCTGATGAAAATCTTGTCGGTGGTCGGCACGCTGGCGATGTTTTTGGTGGGCGGCGGCATCGTGGTGCATGGCGTTCCGGCGCTGCATCACGCCATTACCCATTTCAGCGAAGGCTTTGGCGGCTTCATCGCCACGCTGCTGGAAAACGGCGCCAACCTGGTTATCGGCTTCATCATTGGGTCGATCGTGCTGTTGGCGGTAAATCTGATTGCGAAGCTGCGCGCTTAA
- a CDS encoding DNA cytosine methyltransferase produces MSEFDELAPPLAQQAQADAQKKRIEDMQLLEKVLAVYDRKTVAARLRQLGQYEWTRESLTRWQNGQGQSRLLTDEETAQLRQMLPAPPAHHPNYAFRFIDLFAGIGGIRSGFEAIGGQCVFTSEWNKHAVRTYKANWYCDEQQHRFNQDIRDVTLSQRADVDEQTAWRHIDETVPDHDVLLAGFPCQPFSLAGVSKKNALGRAHGFACEAQGTLFFDVARIIAAKKPAIFVLENVKNLKSHDKGNTFRIIMQTLDELGYEVADADAVGPDPKIIDGQHFLPQHRERIVLVGFRRELGLKPGFTLRDIARYWPQRRRTLAELLEPQVDEKYILTPTLWKYLYNYARKHQARGNGFGFGLFDPASTHGVVRTLSARYYKDGSEILIDRGWDRALGEADFDHPDNQQRRPRRLTPRECARLMGFETPEGQPFRIPVSDTQAYRQFGNSVIVPVFAAVAQLLRPWIAEAVSKR; encoded by the coding sequence ATGAGCGAATTTGACGAACTGGCGCCGCCGCTGGCGCAACAGGCGCAGGCTGATGCGCAGAAAAAGCGCATTGAGGATATGCAGCTACTAGAAAAGGTGCTGGCGGTATACGATCGGAAAACCGTGGCGGCCCGTTTGCGCCAGCTCGGCCAGTATGAATGGACGCGCGAATCGCTCACTCGCTGGCAAAACGGCCAGGGTCAGTCGCGTTTGCTGACTGATGAAGAAACAGCGCAGCTGCGGCAGATGCTGCCCGCGCCGCCCGCGCATCATCCCAACTATGCTTTTCGCTTTATCGATCTTTTCGCCGGCATCGGCGGCATTCGCAGCGGCTTTGAAGCGATCGGCGGCCAGTGCGTATTTACCAGCGAATGGAACAAACATGCGGTGCGCACCTATAAAGCTAACTGGTACTGTGATGAACAGCAGCACCGCTTTAATCAGGATATCCGCGACGTCACGTTAAGTCAGCGCGCCGACGTCGATGAGCAGACCGCCTGGCGGCATATCGATGAGACGGTTCCCGATCATGACGTGCTGCTGGCGGGCTTTCCCTGCCAGCCTTTTTCGCTGGCCGGCGTTTCCAAAAAAAACGCGCTGGGCCGTGCGCACGGTTTCGCCTGCGAGGCGCAGGGCACGCTCTTTTTCGATGTGGCGCGCATTATCGCCGCCAAGAAGCCAGCCATCTTCGTGCTGGAGAACGTGAAGAATCTGAAAAGCCACGATAAGGGCAACACCTTCCGCATTATAATGCAGACGCTGGATGAGCTGGGCTATGAGGTGGCGGACGCCGATGCCGTCGGGCCAGACCCGAAAATCATCGATGGCCAGCATTTTCTGCCGCAGCACCGTGAACGCATTGTGCTGGTGGGCTTTCGCCGCGAGCTGGGGCTGAAGCCGGGCTTTACGCTGCGCGATATCGCCCGCTACTGGCCGCAGCGTCGTCGTACGCTGGCGGAGCTGCTGGAGCCGCAGGTCGATGAAAAATATATCCTGACGCCGACGCTCTGGAAGTATCTCTATAACTATGCGCGTAAGCATCAGGCGCGCGGCAACGGCTTCGGCTTTGGCCTGTTCGATCCTGCCAGCACGCACGGCGTGGTGCGCACCCTTTCGGCGCGCTATTACAAAGATGGCTCGGAGATCCTGATCGACCGCGGTTGGGATCGCGCCCTCGGCGAGGCGGATTTCGATCATCCCGATAATCAGCAGCGGCGGCCACGGCGGCTGACGCCGCGCGAATGCGCCCGGCTGATGGGTTTCGAGACGCCGGAAGGCCAGCCGTTCCGCATTCCGGTATCCGATACGCAGGCCTATCGCCAGTTCGGCAACTCGGTGATTGTGCCGGTCTTTGCCGCCGTGGCGCAGCTGCTGCGGCCCTGGATCGCCGAGGCGGTAAGCAAGCGATAA
- the yedA gene encoding drug/metabolite exporter YedA, whose protein sequence is MSRSAAAPLPLALALFTLYIVWGSTYFAIRLGVESWPPMMLAGLRFSLAGLILLAFLRWRGQPLPGRRAALNAGLIGLLLLAVGNGLVTLAEHQQVPSGLAAVMVATVPLFAMCFSRLFGIRTRKIEWLGILVGLAGIMLLNSGGHLAGNPQGAILVLIAALSWAFGSVLGSRILLPQGAMAGAIEMLAAGAALLLASALSGERLSALPDLQGFLSLGYLMLFGSIIAINAYMYLIRNVSPAIATSYAYVNPVVAVLLGTSFGGETLSPREWLALAVIIFAVVLVTLGKTLFPERRAVTEENDR, encoded by the coding sequence ATGTCGCGTTCCGCTGCCGCGCCGCTGCCCTTAGCGCTGGCGCTGTTTACTTTATATATTGTCTGGGGTTCTACCTATTTCGCCATTCGCCTCGGCGTGGAGAGCTGGCCGCCGATGATGCTGGCGGGGCTGCGCTTTTCGCTGGCCGGGCTGATTCTGCTGGCGTTCCTGCGCTGGCGCGGACAGCCGCTGCCGGGACGTCGGGCCGCGCTGAATGCGGGCCTGATCGGTCTGCTGCTGCTGGCGGTCGGCAACGGTCTGGTGACGCTGGCGGAACATCAGCAGGTGCCCTCCGGCCTGGCGGCGGTGATGGTGGCGACGGTGCCGCTGTTTGCGATGTGCTTCAGCCGTCTGTTCGGCATTCGCACGCGAAAAATCGAATGGCTTGGCATTCTGGTCGGGCTGGCGGGCATTATGCTGCTGAACAGCGGCGGCCACCTGGCGGGCAATCCACAGGGCGCGATTTTAGTGCTGATTGCGGCGCTCAGCTGGGCATTCGGTTCGGTGTTGGGGTCGCGCATCCTGCTGCCGCAGGGGGCGATGGCGGGCGCAATTGAGATGCTGGCGGCGGGCGCGGCGCTGCTGTTGGCCAGCGCGCTGAGCGGCGAACGCTTGAGTGCGCTGCCCGATCTTCAAGGTTTCCTGTCGTTAGGCTACCTGATGCTGTTCGGCTCGATTATCGCCATCAACGCCTATATGTATCTGATCCGCAACGTCTCGCCGGCGATCGCCACCAGCTACGCCTACGTTAATCCGGTGGTAGCGGTGCTGCTCGGCACCTCATTCGGCGGCGAAACGCTTTCCCCGCGCGAATGGCTGGCGCTGGCGGTGATCATCTTCGCCGTGGTGCTGGTGACGCTGGGCAAAACGTTGTTCCCTGAGCGCCGCGCCGTCACCGAAGAAAACGACAGATAA
- a CDS encoding very short patch repair endonuclease, which produces MADVHSAAVRSKNMRAIRTRDTAIEQRLGELLTDRGFHYRVQDKNLAGRPDFVLDEQRAIIFVHGCFWHHHHCYLFKVPATRTAFWMGKIGSNVERDRRHIAQLTQQQWKVLVVWECALRGKLKLDDEAMISRLEEWLLASDSNAAIDHQGMHPLTLPTG; this is translated from the coding sequence ATGGCCGATGTGCATTCCGCCGCCGTACGCAGCAAAAATATGCGCGCGATCCGCACGCGCGATACTGCCATTGAACAGCGTCTGGGCGAGCTGCTGACCGATCGCGGCTTTCACTACCGGGTACAGGATAAGAATCTGGCGGGACGGCCCGATTTTGTCCTTGATGAACAGCGGGCGATTATTTTTGTTCACGGCTGTTTCTGGCATCACCATCATTGCTATCTGTTTAAGGTGCCCGCCACCCGCACCGCATTCTGGATGGGAAAGATAGGCAGCAACGTGGAGCGCGACCGACGGCATATCGCCCAGCTGACGCAGCAGCAGTGGAAAGTGCTGGTGGTTTGGGAATGCGCGCTGCGCGGCAAACTGAAGCTGGATGACGAGGCGATGATCAGCCGCCTGGAAGAGTGGCTCCTGGCGAGCGACAGCAACGCCGCTATCGATCACCAGGGAATGCATCCGTTAACGCTGCCGACCGGGTAA
- the mtfA gene encoding DgsA anti-repressor MtfA, whose product MIKWPWKEKVSPAPLPWQQALASPIFASLQPDEEQTLVQLAQRFLQHKRLVPLAGLELDALHHARIALLFCLPVLKLGLEWLDGFHEVLIYPAPFVAEDSWQDEDGLVHSDRSVQSGQSWQQGPIILNWLDIQDSFDLSGFNLIVHEVAHKLDARGSGYTNGVPAIPLREVASWEQDLHAAMEAIQEEVDLVGENAATIDAYAATDPAECFAVLSEYFFSAPELLAQRFPSFYRRMTHFYRQDPLGRLRPQAEPLQEDLPQA is encoded by the coding sequence ATGATCAAATGGCCGTGGAAAGAAAAAGTTTCTCCTGCGCCTTTGCCCTGGCAACAGGCGCTGGCGTCGCCCATCTTTGCGTCACTCCAGCCGGATGAAGAGCAGACGCTGGTTCAGCTGGCGCAGCGATTTTTGCAGCACAAGCGGCTGGTGCCGCTGGCCGGTCTGGAGCTGGACGCTCTGCATCATGCACGTATCGCTCTGCTGTTCTGTTTACCGGTGCTGAAGCTGGGGCTGGAGTGGCTGGATGGATTTCATGAAGTGCTGATCTATCCCGCGCCGTTTGTCGCTGAAGATAGCTGGCAGGATGAAGACGGGCTGGTGCACAGCGATCGCAGCGTGCAGTCAGGCCAGAGCTGGCAGCAGGGGCCGATTATTCTCAACTGGCTCGATATTCAGGACTCATTCGATCTCAGCGGCTTCAACCTGATTGTTCATGAAGTGGCGCACAAGCTGGACGCGCGCGGCAGCGGCTATACCAACGGCGTGCCGGCGATCCCGCTGCGCGAGGTGGCCAGCTGGGAACAGGATCTGCACGCCGCGATGGAAGCCATTCAGGAGGAAGTCGATCTGGTGGGCGAAAACGCCGCCACCATCGACGCCTATGCCGCGACCGATCCGGCTGAATGCTTTGCGGTGCTGTCAGAATACTTTTTCAGCGCGCCTGAGTTGCTGGCGCAGCGCTTTCCCTCTTTCTATCGACGCATGACCCATTTTTACCGGCAGGACCCACTAGGACGTCTGCGTCCGCAGGCGGAACCGCTACAGGAGGATCTGCCGCAGGCGTGA
- a CDS encoding alanyl-tRNA editing protein — protein sequence MSDRGTLTLGEQTLTCQLALQRDGAVRHYLTDLPDNLKPEAPLRLAIDAPFRLMASRSHSAGHLISHVVETLRPGLIPDKGHHFLPGAYVAFQGELADDAERFLRLVQQQVEAAIAASLPVRIGAGSFSDIAALRPELADKIPQQAQIRTVTIGDYRPFACGGTHVPHSGAIGALALRKIKVKNGMRISYELLTD from the coding sequence ATGTCCGACCGCGGCACGCTGACGCTGGGCGAACAAACGCTGACGTGCCAGCTGGCGCTGCAACGCGACGGCGCGGTGCGCCACTACCTGACGGATCTGCCGGATAACCTTAAACCTGAAGCGCCGCTGCGGCTGGCTATCGATGCGCCCTTTCGTCTGATGGCGTCACGCTCGCACAGCGCCGGGCATCTGATTTCGCATGTGGTGGAAACGCTGCGTCCCGGCCTCATTCCCGACAAGGGCCACCACTTTTTGCCGGGCGCGTACGTGGCGTTTCAGGGCGAACTGGCTGACGACGCGGAACGTTTTTTACGACTGGTGCAGCAGCAGGTCGAGGCCGCCATCGCCGCTTCGCTGCCTGTTCGCATCGGCGCCGGTTCATTTAGCGATATCGCCGCGCTGCGTCCCGAACTGGCGGATAAGATCCCGCAGCAGGCGCAGATCCGCACCGTGACCATTGGCGACTATCGCCCCTTCGCCTGCGGCGGCACGCATGTCCCCCACAGCGGCGCGATCGGCGCGCTGGCGCTGCGGAAAATCAAAGTGAAGAACGGCATGCGCATCAGCTATGAGCTGTTAACTGACTGA